CAACGCCGGCTCAAACACTACACACGGCCGCAGCTTCTTTGCATCGATGAGGTCGGATACCTGTCCTACGACAGCCGCTACGCCGACCTGCTCTTCGAGGTCGTCACCCAGCGCTACGACGCCCTCAAACCAATCGTGCTCACCACCAACAAACCCTTCAGCGAGTGGCCCGACGTCTTCCCCCACGCCGCCTGTGTCGTCACCCTCGTCGACCGCCTCATCCACAGATGTGAACTCATCCCCATCGAGGCCAATAGCTACCGAGTCAAGGAAGCCAAAGAGCGCGCCGCAAAAAAACGTCGGGCTAGGACCGCTCGGAACCCCAAGGCGTGAACGCGCCGAATAGACGCGCTTTTGCTCGATCGGCAACACGCTGCGCCTCTCGCCGTTGCTTCCTGTTTCACTCCGGTCGAGGGCGGGCCGGCCGGGCGGGACCTGGTTCATGTGCCACTTCCACACGGCGCTGCGGCCGCGCCCGGCTAGCGGTCTTCAGCGAGCCGCCTCCGATCCGAGCAGCACCCGACGGGACCTTCGCAGTCCCACGCAGCGCTGCACGTTCAGCGCTTGGGTTCGTGTACCTTTGCCGCGCCGTTGTGCGGCTCCGGCACATCAGGAGCCCGTAGGGACGCGAAAAAGTCCGGCCGGTGCCCGTGGGCTCCAGCTGCGAGCCGCCACCACCGCACCCGCCCGGATATCCCAAGCCTCAACGCGGGTCAGGTCGCCGCCGCCGCCGCCGCGCCCCCTACTTCCACCTGACGCGCTTTCACGGCGTCTTCGCCCCCAATGCTCTTTATCCTTGTTCTCTCTTACGCGAGCACGAGGCTGGCTCGAAAAAGCCATCAGCGTCGCCATTGAGCCAGGTTCACAGACCGGCATGGCGCCGAAACCAACTCGCGATCCATGACCAAGGCCCCTCCTACCGCCTGCGTTCGCCCTGCCGTCGATATTGCTGTACCGAAATTGCGCAGCTCGGACACGGGTACCAGGCACTCGACC
The DNA window shown above is from Pseudomonadota bacterium and carries:
- a CDS encoding ATP-binding protein, with translation QRRLKHYTRPQLLCIDEVGYLSYDSRYADLLFEVVTQRYDALKPIVLTTNKPFSEWPDVFPHAACVVTLVDRLIHRCELIPIEANSYRVKEAKERAAKKRRARTARNPKA